CACATCCACCTTCCGCCCGGTGAGGATCACGCATGCGCACCGCCCTGCTCCAGAGCTCCGGCCGCCCCGGCTCCGTCGAGGGGAACCTCAAGGTCCTCGACGAGGCCGCGGCCAGGGCCGCCGCCGCGGGTGCCGCGCTGCTGGCCGCTCCGGAGATGTTCCTCACCGGGTACGCGATCGGCGACGACATCGGCCGACTCGCCGAGGCGGCCGACGGGGACGGCGCGGACGCCGTCGCGGAGATCGCCTCCCGGCACGGCCTCGCGATCGCGTACGGCTACCCGGAGCGCTGCGGCGACACCGTCCACAACTCCGCCCAGCTGATCTCCGCCGACGGCACCCGCCTCGCCGGCTACCGCAAGACCCACCTCTTCGGCTGCTTCGAACGCGACCACTTCACGGCGGGGGAACAGCCGGTGGTCCAGGCCGAACTGGGCGGCCTGCGCGTCGGGTTGATGATCTGCTACGACGTCGAGTTCCCGGAGAACGTCCGCGCCCACGCCCTCGCCGGCACGGACCTCCTGATCGTCCCCACGGCCCAGATGCACCCCTTCCAGTTCGTCGCCGAGTCCCTCGTGCCGGTGCGGGCCTGGGAGAACCAGATGTACGTCGCCTACGTCAACCGGGTCGGCCAGGAAGGGGACTTCGACTTCGTCGGGCTCTCCGTGCTGGCCGGACCCGACGGGGTGGCCCGGGCCCGCGCCGGGCGCGGTGAGGAGCTGGTCCTCGCCGACCTCGACCCCGCCCTCCTCGCCGCCTCCCGCGAGGCCAACCCGTATCTGACGGACCGCAGGCCCGGCCTCTACGGCTCCCTCGTCTGACCCACCCGCTCGCCCACGGGTCCCTCGTCCGGCCCCCGCCTGCCCCAAGCCCGCTTCAAGGAGTTCGCACCCCATGACGTCCACCGTGCCCAACGCCGTCGAGCACGCAGACGAGCAGCAGCCGCCGATCACCATGTTCGGGCCGGACTTCCCGTACGCCTACGACGACTTCCTCGCCCACCCGGCGGGCCTCGGGCAGATCCCGGCCACCGAGCACGGCACCGAGGTCGCGGTGATCGGCGGCGGTCTCTCCGGCATCGTGGCCGCGTACGAGCTGATGAAGATGGGCCTCAAGCCGGTCGTGTACGAGGCCGACCGGATCGGCGGCCGGCTGCGGACCGTGGGCTTCGAGGGCCAGGGCACGGAGGGCCTCACCGCGGAGATGGGCGCGATGCGCTTCCCGCCCTCCTCGACGGCCCTCCAGCACTACATCGACCTCGTCGGTCTGGAGACCCGCCCCTTCCCCAACCCCCTCGCGGAGGCCACCCCTTCGACGGTCGTCGACCTCAAGGGCGAGTCCCACTACGCCGAGACGATCGACGACCTCCCGCAGGTCTACCGCGATGTCGCCGCGGCCTGGAACAAGTGCCTCGAAGAGGGCGCCGACTTCACCGACATGAACCGCGCCCTGCGCGAGCGGGACGTGCCGCGCATCCGCGAGAT
Above is a window of Streptomyces griseorubiginosus DNA encoding:
- a CDS encoding carbon-nitrogen hydrolase family protein; the encoded protein is MRTALLQSSGRPGSVEGNLKVLDEAAARAAAAGAALLAAPEMFLTGYAIGDDIGRLAEAADGDGADAVAEIASRHGLAIAYGYPERCGDTVHNSAQLISADGTRLAGYRKTHLFGCFERDHFTAGEQPVVQAELGGLRVGLMICYDVEFPENVRAHALAGTDLLIVPTAQMHPFQFVAESLVPVRAWENQMYVAYVNRVGQEGDFDFVGLSVLAGPDGVARARAGRGEELVLADLDPALLAASREANPYLTDRRPGLYGSLV